A DNA window from Ignavibacteriales bacterium contains the following coding sequences:
- the tyrS gene encoding tyrosine--tRNA ligase: MFPTINEQMDVIKRGTSEIIPEEDIVKKLERSIKTDTPLNIKLGCDPSRPDLHLGHSVVLRKLRQFQDLGHIAILIIGDFTGMIGDPSGKSKTRPSLTLEETHRNGQSYFEQAEKILSTQRVSMQYNSDWLNKMSFADVIRLASKYTVARMLERDDFTIRYKAGEPISVHEFLYPLAQAMDSVAIHSDVELGGTDQKFNLLVGRDIQREYNQEPQVILTMPILVGTDGVDKMSKSLDNYIGISDPPKEIFGKTLSIPDKLIYQYFELVTDVPKQELLEIKSSLENPINNPRNIKRLLARTLVRMYHSQASADDAEKEFDKIFVQKSIPDNIEEFKRSESGNIIALLTEAKLAASKGEARRLIDQGGVSIDDERVTDPNVLLPDKDEFILKVGKRRFLKVKR; encoded by the coding sequence TTGTTCCCAACTATTAACGAACAAATGGATGTCATCAAGCGCGGTACCTCGGAAATTATTCCCGAAGAGGACATCGTTAAAAAGCTTGAGCGTTCCATCAAAACAGATACACCACTCAACATCAAACTTGGCTGCGACCCAAGCCGTCCTGATTTACATTTAGGTCATTCTGTTGTTCTCCGAAAACTTCGACAGTTTCAGGATCTCGGTCATATCGCGATTCTCATCATCGGCGACTTTACAGGAATGATTGGCGATCCTTCGGGTAAGAGCAAAACGCGCCCATCGTTGACACTTGAAGAGACACACCGTAACGGCCAATCGTATTTTGAACAGGCTGAAAAAATACTCTCCACCCAGAGAGTATCGATGCAGTACAATTCCGATTGGTTGAATAAGATGAGCTTTGCAGATGTAATTCGTCTTGCCAGCAAGTACACAGTTGCGAGGATGCTCGAGCGGGATGATTTTACAATTCGCTATAAAGCAGGCGAACCGATTAGTGTGCATGAATTTCTCTACCCTCTCGCACAAGCAATGGATTCAGTTGCCATCCATTCAGATGTCGAACTTGGCGGAACAGATCAGAAATTCAATCTGTTAGTCGGAAGAGATATTCAACGGGAATACAACCAGGAACCGCAGGTTATTTTGACTATGCCGATCCTTGTGGGCACTGATGGTGTCGACAAGATGAGCAAATCGTTAGATAATTACATTGGCATAAGCGATCCGCCAAAAGAAATCTTTGGTAAGACGCTGAGTATTCCCGACAAATTGATTTATCAATACTTCGAGCTAGTAACCGATGTACCAAAACAAGAATTATTAGAGATCAAATCCTCACTTGAAAATCCAATAAACAACCCACGCAATATAAAACGGTTGCTTGCACGGACACTTGTGCGCATGTATCATTCTCAAGCTTCAGCAGACGATGCGGAAAAAGAATTTGATAAAATTTTTGTACAAAAAAGCATTCCGGACAATATTGAAGAGTTCAAGCGGAGTGAATCTGGCAACATTATTGCCTTGCTGACCGAGGCAAAACTTGCTGCCTCGAAAGGCGAAGCTCGACGGCTTATCGATCAAGGCGGGGTCAGCATTGATGATGAGCGTGTAACCGACCCCAACGTACTTTTGCCCGATAAAGACGAGTTCATCCTCAAAGTCGGGAAGCGGCGTTTTCTAAAAGTTAAACGATAA
- the smpB gene encoding SsrA-binding protein SmpB yields MSETPQRISISNRKARHEYFIIEALEAGIVLTGTEVKSLRKGNANLQDSYAELRSGEVWLEGMHISPYEQGNINNHDPRRKRKLLLQRKQIRKLIGGMKEKGLTLIPLSVYFKGPYAKVELALARGKKSYDKRDAIAKRDAERDIARARRSRT; encoded by the coding sequence ATGTCTGAAACACCACAACGTATTTCCATAAGCAACCGCAAAGCGCGGCACGAATATTTTATTATCGAAGCATTGGAAGCCGGTATTGTTCTCACCGGCACCGAAGTAAAATCGCTGCGCAAAGGTAATGCAAATCTCCAGGATAGTTATGCGGAATTGCGAAGCGGCGAAGTGTGGTTGGAAGGAATGCATATAAGTCCGTACGAACAAGGGAACATCAATAATCATGATCCCCGCCGCAAACGGAAGCTCCTCTTACAGAGGAAACAAATCCGCAAACTCATTGGCGGAATGAAAGAAAAAGGATTGACACTTATTCCATTGTCGGTATATTTTAAAGGCCCCTACGCGAAAGTCGAGCTGGCGCTGGCGCGCGGCAAGAAAAGTTATGATAAGCGTGATGCAATTGCCAAGCGCGATGCAGAACGTGACATTGCAAGAGCGAGAAGGAGTAGAACGTAA
- a CDS encoding arginine decarboxylase, pyruvoyl-dependent encodes MFTPTKMFFTKGVGRHRDYLQSFELALRDAGIEICNLVTVSSIYPPGCKRIPKDEGVKQLSAGQITFCVMARNATNEPNRLIAASIGVAQPADDSVYGYLSEHHPFGETDERAGEYAEDLAASMLATTLGVQFDPNTEWDEREKIFKMSGKIVRTFNVTQSAEGDKNGLWTSVVAAAMLLP; translated from the coding sequence TTGTTCACTCCCACTAAAATGTTTTTCACCAAAGGCGTTGGACGCCACAGAGACTACCTGCAATCTTTTGAACTCGCCTTGCGCGATGCAGGAATTGAAATCTGCAATCTCGTCACTGTTTCCAGTATCTATCCGCCAGGCTGCAAGCGTATTCCGAAAGATGAAGGCGTGAAGCAATTAAGCGCCGGGCAGATTACATTCTGTGTTATGGCACGAAACGCTACAAACGAACCCAATCGCCTTATAGCGGCTTCGATTGGTGTTGCGCAGCCCGCTGACGATTCTGTCTATGGATATCTTTCAGAGCACCACCCTTTTGGTGAAACAGATGAACGTGCCGGTGAATATGCAGAAGACCTTGCAGCTTCGATGCTTGCCACAACACTTGGAGTGCAATTTGACCCAAATACCGAATGGGATGAGCGGGAAAAAATATTCAAGATGTCCGGCAAGATTGTCCGCACATTTAACGTAACACAATCTGCTGAGGGTGATAAGAATGGTTTATGGACATCGGTAGTTGCTGCGGCAATGTTGCTACCGTAG
- the lpdA gene encoding dihydrolipoyl dehydrogenase → MAERQYDVTVIGGGPGGYVAAIRAAQLGMKVGLIEREKLGGVCLNWGCIPSKALLKSAELYNAFKKSQEFGISHTGLSYDFSKIIARSRGVADRVSKGVEYLMRKNKIEIVSGTAKLTGKNSIEVTIENKVTDTIKTKNIIIATGGRPRSIPGVTIDRKKIMTSSEAMTLSEQPKSMIIIGGGAIGVEFAYFYNSFGTKVTIIEMLPSILPMEDKEITKILDASLKKSGIDILANTKVEGVKIGDSVTVTVLDKDGKKDVVADVALMAVGVQANVDHLGLEALGVTLERGFIAVNEFGKTNIDGIYAVGDVAGPPLLAHVASHEGIVSADHIAGKAKHGIDKTNIPSCTYCQPQVASVGLTEDAAIAKGYKVKVGRFPFRPLGKAMAIGETEGIVKLVFDEKFGELLGAHIIGSEATEMIAELGIAKALETTWEELNHTMHAHPTLSEAVMEAAGQAFDVAIHI, encoded by the coding sequence ATGGCAGAACGACAATATGATGTGACGGTGATTGGCGGGGGTCCTGGCGGATATGTTGCTGCGATTCGTGCCGCACAATTAGGCATGAAGGTCGGCTTGATAGAACGGGAAAAGCTCGGCGGTGTTTGCCTCAACTGGGGATGCATTCCTTCGAAAGCACTGCTGAAGAGTGCGGAACTGTATAATGCTTTTAAAAAGTCGCAGGAGTTCGGGATATCTCACACGGGATTATCTTACGATTTCTCTAAAATTATTGCTCGAAGCCGCGGTGTGGCTGACCGCGTTTCTAAAGGTGTCGAGTACCTGATGAGGAAAAATAAAATTGAAATTGTTTCTGGAACTGCGAAACTAACCGGAAAAAATTCAATCGAAGTGACAATAGAGAATAAAGTCACAGATACGATCAAAACGAAGAATATTATTATTGCAACCGGCGGCAGACCGCGCTCTATACCAGGCGTTACAATCGACCGGAAAAAGATTATGACAAGTTCCGAAGCAATGACACTATCGGAGCAGCCGAAGTCGATGATTATTATTGGCGGCGGCGCCATAGGCGTTGAATTTGCTTACTTCTATAACTCGTTTGGCACAAAGGTGACAATTATTGAAATGCTGCCGTCCATTCTGCCGATGGAAGATAAAGAGATCACTAAAATTCTTGATGCAAGCTTGAAGAAATCCGGTATTGATATTCTCGCAAACACAAAGGTTGAAGGTGTGAAAATCGGTGATAGTGTTACAGTGACGGTTTTAGACAAAGATGGAAAGAAAGACGTAGTTGCAGATGTAGCGTTAATGGCGGTTGGTGTTCAAGCGAACGTAGATCATCTTGGTTTGGAAGCACTCGGCGTTACGTTAGAACGCGGATTTATTGCAGTGAACGAATTTGGAAAAACGAATATAGACGGAATTTATGCAGTCGGTGATGTTGCCGGGCCGCCATTGCTTGCGCACGTTGCCTCGCATGAAGGCATCGTATCGGCAGATCACATTGCAGGAAAAGCGAAGCACGGTATTGACAAAACAAATATTCCAAGCTGTACCTATTGCCAGCCGCAAGTTGCAAGTGTTGGATTAACAGAAGATGCAGCAATTGCAAAGGGATACAAAGTGAAAGTTGGACGTTTTCCATTCCGTCCTCTCGGTAAAGCGATGGCGATTGGTGAAACGGAGGGAATTGTAAAACTGGTTTTCGATGAAAAATTCGGTGAGCTGCTTGGTGCGCACATCATTGGCTCGGAGGCAACAGAAATGATTGCAGAACTCGGGATTGCCAAAGCGCTTGAGACAACATGGGAAGAGCTAAACCACACGATGCATGCGCATCCGACATTATCAGAAGCAGTGATGGAAGCGGCCGGACAGGCATTTGATGTTGCGATTCATATTTAA
- a CDS encoding T9SS type A sorting domain-containing protein, producing the protein MTTIQQRFSQILILLITAALSASAGNELKVVRTSLSSFDIQFANSVAFAGIQFSVHLSSAIVLESVKPGTQTAESSWIVDSYVADDSTINVVVLNLMQQSFCDGSGTLASILFKVVGPQKTNSVILSNVMVIDKNGDSLGVTITNLVWNDKNLSITNTDKMKSFVLGQNFPNPFNPSTMLTYRLNVPAQVRLSIYDIAGREVTRLIDQYQYVGEYQVKWDSNSNNGQKLASGMYVARLSVDNNSISRKMLLTK; encoded by the coding sequence ATGACGACGATCCAACAAAGATTCTCCCAAATTCTCATTCTCTTGATAACCGCAGCGCTTTCAGCTTCTGCAGGGAATGAACTGAAGGTTGTACGGACATCACTAAGTTCATTCGATATCCAGTTTGCCAATTCCGTAGCATTTGCAGGAATTCAGTTCAGCGTGCATCTTTCATCCGCCATTGTATTGGAATCAGTCAAACCGGGAACTCAGACAGCAGAATCGTCTTGGATCGTTGATTCGTACGTTGCAGATGACTCCACCATCAATGTTGTGGTACTCAACCTCATGCAACAAAGCTTTTGCGACGGATCGGGAACTCTCGCTTCTATTCTTTTTAAAGTAGTCGGTCCGCAAAAAACGAACTCTGTTATATTATCAAATGTAATGGTCATTGACAAAAATGGTGATAGTCTTGGAGTAACGATTACGAATTTGGTATGGAATGACAAAAACCTCTCAATAACGAATACCGATAAAATGAAGTCATTTGTTCTTGGACAAAATTTTCCGAATCCGTTCAATCCCTCTACCATGCTTACGTATCGACTGAATGTGCCGGCCCAAGTGCGGTTAAGCATCTATGATATAGCGGGACGCGAGGTAACACGATTGATCGATCAATATCAATATGTAGGTGAGTATCAAGTAAAATGGGATAGTAATTCGAATAATGGACAAAAGCTGGCTTCGGGCATGTATGTGGCCCGACTCAGTGTCGATAATAACAGTATCTCACGGAAAATGTTACTGACAAAATGA
- a CDS encoding DUF3160 domain-containing protein, which produces MKRIIISLFAVGIFSMTAAAQSSFDVQAYQSFLQSSKNLTPAELRSSHDAGIFDAQIHQSAPPAYFDTINRYYSLTAYERTLLESHGFVATARLSKPTFMAAFTEIFQRDLPVYVSSDAILHAIHMSYDAILMDVEEQKMIPWLDTLLMQMHAQVPVLANGYALDTGMTTMLKDLDVYLTVPRKLLGRAVNPVYSENAATISALLQDIQSQVPNTIPIFSETSRKYDFSQFTVRGHYTLSPELGAYFKAMMWLGRTEIYLIPPREAGAAAVPDNDVQRQTILAALTTEAIAGAKAQRLLDTLDAVIQFFVGEADNVTCKNIQDLLHENSIQSASAMLDTSVWRKFQNSLLNKPYTFQRILSQMLWSDPLSPEKIRPASAFLLLGQRFIVDSYITGNVVYDRIPAPRMLPSSLDVLFALGNDAAAQLLDSQLDQYGYAPNLASLRYMVDSYDDSFWRSTLYNGWLHSLRALNPPQVRDSLPAFMQTAAWWQQKMNTQLASWAELRHDNLLYAKQSYSGMVICSYPESYVEPIPEFYARIKIFADGAKDFFSRMNIGQTTSYFQYLSATADTLRIIAQKTFSHIPINQTEHVFLEHMINITSGGGCSGPTTSYTGWYPQLYYTHSGGYDKYDALVADIHTAPTDAFGNMVGWVMHVGTGKVDMMMLNATTTDGRPMSYIGPVYRYYEYVSTNFKRLTDEEWRAMGENPPIARPSFAHLYLADSTGNSPGLASSLRTTDVHEIKPPQTPSDFWLGQNFPNPFNSTTIIPFSIPASLGHQPVMIKIYNTMGQEIALLLNQEFPEGSYVVRWDGTTRDGLSMASGVYFYTVAVGLRQQTGKMMLLK; this is translated from the coding sequence ATGAAAAGAATTATTATCTCTTTATTCGCAGTGGGAATATTCTCTATGACCGCCGCCGCTCAGAGCTCATTTGATGTGCAAGCCTATCAATCCTTTTTACAGAGTTCAAAAAATCTAACACCCGCTGAGCTTCGATCATCGCATGATGCTGGAATATTCGATGCTCAAATTCACCAGAGTGCACCTCCGGCATACTTCGATACGATTAATCGGTATTATTCTCTGACAGCATATGAAAGAACATTGCTGGAGAGCCATGGATTTGTAGCAACCGCCCGGTTGTCGAAGCCTACCTTTATGGCTGCCTTTACTGAAATATTCCAACGCGATTTGCCAGTCTATGTCTCGAGCGATGCGATACTTCATGCAATCCATATGTCCTATGACGCAATCCTGATGGATGTTGAAGAGCAAAAAATGATTCCTTGGCTCGATACACTTCTCATGCAGATGCATGCACAGGTTCCTGTTCTGGCGAATGGATATGCATTGGACACTGGGATGACGACGATGTTGAAGGATCTCGATGTTTATCTCACAGTCCCGAGAAAACTCCTCGGCCGCGCTGTCAACCCCGTGTATTCAGAAAATGCAGCAACGATCTCTGCATTACTTCAAGATATTCAATCTCAGGTTCCGAATACTATTCCAATCTTCTCCGAAACATCTCGAAAATATGACTTTAGCCAGTTTACCGTACGTGGGCATTATACGTTAAGTCCTGAACTGGGTGCATATTTCAAAGCAATGATGTGGCTGGGGCGGACAGAAATATATTTAATACCTCCGCGGGAAGCCGGTGCAGCAGCAGTTCCTGACAATGATGTCCAACGCCAAACGATTCTCGCCGCACTCACAACGGAAGCGATCGCCGGTGCAAAAGCACAACGCCTTCTCGACACGCTCGATGCCGTGATCCAGTTTTTCGTTGGTGAAGCAGATAATGTCACCTGTAAAAACATTCAAGATCTTCTGCATGAAAATTCTATTCAATCTGCCAGCGCGATGCTGGATACTTCTGTTTGGCGAAAATTTCAGAATTCTCTACTCAATAAACCGTACACGTTCCAACGCATTTTATCTCAAATGCTTTGGTCGGATCCGCTTTCCCCGGAGAAAATTCGCCCGGCATCAGCGTTCCTTCTTCTCGGACAGCGGTTTATTGTCGATTCCTATATCACAGGGAATGTTGTCTACGACCGCATCCCGGCGCCCCGGATGCTTCCCTCCTCGCTCGATGTTCTCTTTGCCCTTGGGAACGATGCAGCCGCACAATTGCTCGATTCACAGTTGGACCAATATGGATATGCCCCGAACCTCGCATCGCTCCGATATATGGTCGATTCGTATGATGACAGTTTCTGGAGGAGCACACTCTATAATGGCTGGTTGCACAGTCTTCGCGCACTCAATCCGCCTCAGGTACGCGATTCGCTTCCTGCGTTTATGCAGACCGCGGCCTGGTGGCAGCAAAAGATGAATACTCAGCTTGCTTCCTGGGCAGAATTGCGTCACGACAACCTTCTCTATGCAAAGCAGTCGTATTCCGGTATGGTCATTTGCTCATATCCGGAAAGTTATGTCGAACCGATCCCCGAATTCTACGCGCGAATAAAAATCTTTGCTGATGGTGCGAAAGATTTTTTTAGCAGAATGAACATTGGGCAGACGACGAGTTATTTCCAATATCTGTCCGCTACAGCCGACACGCTGCGAATTATTGCGCAAAAGACATTCTCTCATATACCCATCAATCAAACAGAGCATGTATTTCTTGAACACATGATAAATATTACGTCCGGAGGTGGATGTAGCGGCCCCACTACCTCATACACGGGATGGTATCCTCAGCTCTACTATACACACAGTGGCGGATATGATAAATACGATGCCCTTGTTGCCGATATCCATACCGCTCCTACAGATGCATTCGGCAACATGGTCGGCTGGGTAATGCATGTCGGCACGGGAAAGGTCGATATGATGATGCTTAACGCAACAACGACCGATGGACGCCCGATGTCCTATATCGGACCAGTGTATCGGTATTATGAATATGTCAGCACTAATTTTAAACGACTGACGGATGAAGAGTGGAGGGCGATGGGGGAGAATCCGCCGATCGCCCGTCCGAGTTTTGCACATCTGTACCTCGCCGATTCGACCGGAAATTCACCCGGATTAGCGTCATCACTGAGGACGACTGATGTTCATGAAATAAAACCGCCGCAAACACCGTCGGATTTTTGGTTAGGTCAGAATTTTCCCAATCCATTCAATAGTACGACAATTATTCCATTCTCCATACCGGCGTCACTTGGACATCAACCTGTTATGATCAAGATCTACAATACGATGGGCCAGGAGATTGCTCTCTTGCTCAACCAGGAATTCCCGGAAGGTTCGTACGTTGTGCGGTGGGATGGAACGACACGCGACGGTCTCTCTATGGCAAGTGGAGTTTATTTTTATACTGTCGCAGTCGGGTTGAGACAACAAACCGGTAAGATGATGCTGTTGAAATAA
- a CDS encoding response regulator transcription factor produces the protein MREITIILADDHPLLRLGLREIIHQHTGFRVVAEAGNGERALELIEQLRPSIAILDIDMPKLSGLDVVKQILKRKIPTEIIILTMHGEASFVERAIDLGVMGYVLKESVEYEICAAIESVHNGKPYVSPSLSNILLKRNNHSKEGVEKKLGITELSPAERNVLKLVADNKTTKEIADMLFVSERTVESHRSSICSKLDLHGQNALLRYAMTIKNRIE, from the coding sequence ATGAGAGAAATAACGATTATTCTTGCTGATGATCATCCATTATTGCGCCTTGGATTGCGCGAGATCATACACCAGCATACCGGTTTTCGTGTCGTTGCAGAAGCTGGCAACGGTGAGCGCGCGCTTGAACTTATAGAACAGTTAAGACCATCTATCGCCATCCTTGATATTGATATGCCTAAGTTGAGCGGACTTGATGTAGTAAAGCAAATTCTTAAACGTAAGATTCCGACAGAAATCATCATTTTAACAATGCACGGTGAAGCATCCTTCGTAGAGCGAGCCATAGATCTCGGTGTGATGGGGTATGTGCTGAAAGAAAGCGTTGAGTATGAGATATGCGCAGCGATTGAATCAGTCCATAATGGAAAGCCTTATGTGAGTCCATCCCTTTCGAATATTCTCCTGAAACGCAATAATCATTCTAAGGAAGGAGTCGAGAAGAAGCTTGGAATTACCGAACTTAGTCCTGCCGAAAGAAATGTGCTGAAATTAGTGGCAGACAATAAAACCACAAAAGAAATCGCAGACATGTTGTTCGTGAGCGAGCGTACAGTTGAATCGCACCGTTCGAGCATTTGTTCGAAACTTGATCTCCATGGTCAGAATGCTCTTCTGCGTTATGCTATGACGATTAAAAACCGCATAGAATAA
- a CDS encoding dehydrogenase E1 component subunit alpha/beta, translating into MRGATHAIETSDVRALGLSKEDLIQAYRIMLLSRRMDDKQLMILKQGKSFFHIGGSGHEAAQIAAAAALRPGYDWAFPYYRDQAFVLKYGMTPQDIFLAALHRENDPTSGARQMPGHFGMKQLRIIAQSSPTGTQFLQAVGVALAVKREKLDEVVYVSSGEGATSEGEFYEALNWAAREALPVIFFIQDNKLAISVPVTAQTAGGSIYEVAKGFKGLERFQCDGTDIVETYVTMQKAVQHAREHKGPSLIHAHVVRLLPHSSSDDHRKYRTAEDIELDRRRDPIPRLAHLLLEQGYLLEDEADEMKEEVKRTVDDVAEWAESQSLPDPSTVMNHLYGISHANPPKEFVEPTHTRSKIVMIDAINHALDEEMGINPKMVTFGEDIADGKGGVFTATKGLLTKYGSDRTFNSQLAEASIVGAAIGMALKGWTPVTEIQFGDYIWPAFMQIRNELSMMRYRSNGTWSCPLVIRVPIGGYIHGGLYHSQSIEAFMAHIPGIRLAFPSTAADAKGLLKSSIRGDDPVIFMEHKALYRQGYASTPEPDADYMLPFGVAAVRREGKDITIITYGAMVQQSLEAARAIESNGVSVEVIDLRTLNPLDEETIYQSVKKTNKVAVIHEDTLTGGFGAEIAALISTNCFEYLDAPVVRIAALDTPIPYSPPLEDAVLPNKQKILAALERLARY; encoded by the coding sequence GTGAGAGGTGCAACGCACGCTATAGAAACAAGTGATGTACGCGCACTTGGATTGTCAAAAGAGGATTTGATTCAAGCGTATCGAATCATGCTTCTTTCCCGCCGGATGGATGATAAGCAGCTCATGATCCTGAAACAAGGGAAATCATTTTTCCATATTGGCGGATCAGGACATGAAGCGGCGCAGATTGCGGCAGCAGCTGCCTTGCGGCCAGGGTACGACTGGGCTTTTCCCTATTATCGTGATCAGGCTTTTGTTCTAAAATATGGAATGACGCCTCAAGATATTTTCCTCGCAGCATTACATCGTGAGAACGACCCGACAAGCGGAGCTCGACAAATGCCTGGGCATTTTGGAATGAAACAGCTCCGTATTATTGCGCAATCCAGTCCCACGGGGACACAATTCCTTCAAGCTGTTGGAGTCGCGCTTGCCGTGAAGAGAGAAAAATTGGATGAAGTGGTCTATGTTTCTTCCGGAGAAGGAGCGACAAGTGAAGGAGAATTTTACGAAGCATTGAACTGGGCAGCACGCGAAGCGTTGCCTGTGATTTTTTTTATTCAAGACAATAAATTAGCAATTTCGGTCCCTGTGACTGCTCAAACCGCCGGTGGTTCGATTTACGAAGTAGCCAAGGGTTTTAAAGGGCTTGAGCGTTTTCAATGTGATGGAACTGATATTGTAGAAACATACGTGACGATGCAAAAAGCTGTCCAGCATGCTCGAGAACACAAAGGGCCGTCGCTGATCCATGCACATGTCGTTCGCCTTCTGCCGCATTCATCGTCAGATGATCATCGCAAATACCGCACAGCAGAAGACATAGAGCTGGACCGCCGGCGCGATCCAATTCCACGATTGGCTCACTTACTGCTTGAACAAGGATATTTACTTGAGGACGAAGCAGATGAGATGAAGGAAGAAGTGAAACGTACGGTCGACGATGTTGCAGAGTGGGCGGAAAGCCAATCGCTTCCGGATCCTTCAACGGTTATGAACCATCTCTATGGCATCTCTCACGCGAATCCGCCAAAGGAATTTGTTGAACCGACTCACACGCGAAGCAAAATTGTTATGATAGATGCCATCAACCATGCTTTGGATGAAGAAATGGGAATCAATCCAAAAATGGTTACCTTTGGCGAAGATATTGCCGATGGAAAAGGCGGCGTCTTCACTGCCACCAAAGGATTGCTGACAAAGTATGGAAGCGATCGGACATTCAACTCACAGTTAGCAGAAGCGAGTATTGTCGGTGCAGCAATTGGTATGGCATTAAAAGGGTGGACTCCAGTCACAGAAATTCAATTTGGGGATTATATCTGGCCTGCGTTCATGCAGATAAGAAATGAACTATCGATGATGCGTTATCGTTCAAACGGTACTTGGTCTTGCCCCTTGGTCATCCGGGTTCCGATTGGTGGATATATTCACGGCGGACTGTATCACAGCCAGAGCATTGAAGCCTTCATGGCGCACATTCCTGGAATTCGTCTGGCTTTTCCATCGACAGCCGCAGATGCAAAAGGACTATTGAAATCCTCAATTCGTGGAGATGATCCGGTGATTTTTATGGAGCATAAAGCATTGTACAGGCAGGGATACGCTTCAACTCCCGAACCCGATGCAGACTATATGCTGCCGTTCGGCGTAGCAGCTGTAAGACGTGAAGGAAAAGATATTACAATCATCACGTATGGAGCAATGGTCCAGCAATCATTAGAAGCTGCGCGAGCGATAGAGTCAAACGGTGTGAGTGTAGAAGTGATTGATCTGCGTACACTGAATCCACTGGATGAAGAAACGATTTACCAATCGGTAAAGAAAACGAATAAAGTTGCGGTGATCCATGAAGATACTTTGACAGGCGGTTTTGGAGCAGAGATTGCGGCTCTTATATCTACGAATTGTTTTGAATATCTCGATGCACCTGTTGTACGAATTGCTGCACTCGATACTCCGATTCCTTATAGCCCTCCGCTTGAAGATGCTGTGCTGCCGAACAAACAAAAAATACTTGCTGCTCTTGAACGGCTTGCTCGTTATTAA
- the lipB gene encoding lipoyl(octanoyl) transferase LipB, translating into MIPLLVSNIGRTRYADAWTLQQELWTLRHTEAIQDILLLTEHEHVYTLGKSTDDNHLLATEVELKISSTDVFHVDRGGDITYHGPGQLVGYPIIDLNNYFLDIHRYLRSLEEVIIKTLAVFGILAGREKDMTGVWVKEEKIAAIGVKVSRWVTMHGFALNVDTDLSKFDRIIPCGIFHKGVTSMQRTLGQEVPIDSVQKAIVESFADVFGCKPHWIEKDKLDASIITDTTQQQRADELSKSIVTD; encoded by the coding sequence TTGATCCCGCTTCTTGTCTCTAACATTGGACGCACACGATACGCAGATGCGTGGACGCTTCAACAAGAACTATGGACACTACGGCATACAGAGGCAATTCAAGATATACTGCTTCTCACCGAGCATGAACATGTCTATACACTCGGCAAATCGACCGATGACAATCATCTTCTTGCGACAGAAGTAGAACTGAAAATCTCCAGCACGGACGTTTTCCATGTCGACCGCGGCGGCGATATCACATATCACGGTCCTGGACAACTCGTTGGCTATCCCATCATTGACCTCAATAATTACTTTTTGGATATTCACCGCTACTTGCGGAGCTTGGAAGAAGTAATTATTAAAACGCTGGCTGTATTTGGAATCTTGGCCGGGCGTGAGAAGGATATGACGGGTGTGTGGGTGAAAGAAGAAAAGATAGCCGCCATCGGTGTGAAGGTGAGCCGCTGGGTAACAATGCATGGATTTGCGCTCAACGTGGATACAGATTTATCGAAGTTCGATCGGATTATTCCATGCGGCATCTTTCATAAAGGAGTGACATCGATGCAGCGAACGCTGGGGCAAGAAGTTCCCATCGACTCTGTCCAAAAGGCGATCGTTGAATCTTTTGCGGATGTATTTGGATGCAAACCCCATTGGATAGAAAAAGATAAATTGGATGCGAGCATAATTACAGATACGACACAACAACAAAGAGCGGACGAATTATCTAAGAGTATTGTAACGGATTGA